The window TTTTGTGTAGTAATACTTATAACTGGTGCTGATGTGTTGCATTATATAAGGTTGCATGTAAGAAAAAGTGTAATATTTCATAAAATAAAATTTTTTCATTTTTCAATAAATGCAAACGCGTGCAGTTGTCATAATTTTATACTTCAATCCGTTGCATAAAGCAAAATTTTAAAAAATTTTTAATAACGTGGCTTTTTGGGGCTTGAATATTGGTCATATCGGCCTGTCATTTAAAAATTTCACAACATAGTGATTGGAAAAATAGTATACATTTGTGTCAAAGAAAACACCTAAAACTACCGCCATGAATTATTCAAAAGCCAAAACCCCAAAATTAGCATTTATTGTAACGGCGCTCTTAATGCTTCAAAGCATTGTAGCACTATCGCAGACTAACATTCAGCTGGATCTGTATAAGCCAGGAACAGAAATCGCTAAACTGAAATTCAGTTCTGCTGATACTAAAGAACCTGTTCTTATTTCTGTAAAAAATGCAGATGGTATAACGCTTTTCAGTGAAAAAAGTAAGGCAGAGCAGTATAAGAAACTGATCAGTTTTACAAAACTTAGCGAAGGCACCTATTTTATTGATATGGAAGATTCTAAAGGTGTTGTTAGAAAAGTACTTGTAAAAGGTGAAAACGGCCTTACCATCGAGAAAGAGAACTATTACTTCCGCAACCTTATCACCCTGAAGGAAAATGACAAAAAGTTGCTTGTAAAGTTTAACAGCAACCTGAATCAGCCTGTAACCATCAGAATTATGGATAACGAAGGCCGTATTCTGCATGAAATGAGCGATATCACCGCCAACAGTCATACCAGCCTGTATAACCTGTCGATGCTGCTGCATGGTACTTACAACATCAGCCTGGTAAGTGGTGATTATGTAAGCTCCAGAACTATTCAGTTATAATCCAAAACTACCTCCTCTTATAAAGGTATGGACTAAAGTCCATACCTTTTTTTTGTTTGTTATTGGTATTTTATTGATAGCTAACAATATAATTTATACTTTTTTATGTTTAGCAATCGGATGCGGTAACGATTAATATATGATTACATGCTAAATACTGAAAGCTTTGAATGAAAAGAGTATGACAATTATTACTTCCAGCTAACGATTGCATACTTTTTCATTAATGCCAGTTGATGGCTGGCAGCAGGTTTAGCAGTTGAAGCCTTTTTAAATAAAACAGCATTGCCTGTGCAAGGGGTGCATCAGTATAGCCACCAGCACCAGCTGCTCTCAGTCTGGAATTAGGCAGTTTCCGGGTAAATTTACGTGTGGCTCCTGCTAACCTATGCCTGCCCAAATGTTGCAGATGCAGGGGGGGCAATATGTCACTGCAGGGATAATCTTCTTGAAGAATATTTATTATGGCAATAATTATAATCTTTAAGAAAGATTTGGCTATTTTGGCTTGGGCTTATACACCGAATAAGCCAATCATATTCTGTTATCGCTAAGCCTGGAAGTTGTAGCATGCCCTACTGTAGCGGCAGCTTATTGACGCTGTATGCTTTCTCCAGGTATTTAACACTGTAATAGTAGCCAGCATATCTCCGATTATGCCACAGAACTGCCTGCTTAACCATTTTCATAACGTTGTACAGACATGGAAGGTAGCACTGCCCCGGTGTTCTGCGGGCAGTATTTTGTTAATGCTCTGCCTGCTTTTGTCTGGTGCAACACCGCTTACCCTTCAGCAGGCCATTGCCCAGCAGCATGTTGGCGACAGTTTGCAGCTAAGGCTCAGGCATGTAAACGGCGCACAAAAAATTGAAACACTGAAGGCTTTATCGCTGCACTACAGGGCTGATTCTGTGCAACGGGCCATACACTATGCAAAAGAAGCCCTTGTGCATGCACAGGCAATAGATTATCTGAAAGGGGAAGTAGAAAGCAACTATATGTTAGGGGCAGCCCTGCTTGCTGATGGCAATCGTGCGGCAGCGCTGCTTAACCTGCAGCAGGGCCTGGAAGGGGCTGAAAAGTTAGACAACCCGGCGCTGCTTGCCGAGGGTAATTATCAGCTTGGACTTTATTATCAGCAGGTAAACCAGCTGCGCTTTTCTTTGGAATACTTTAACAAGGGCCTTGCCCTGGCCAGGCAGCATAAGAACAAAAAACAGATGGCTGCCTGTTATGCACAGCTGGGGTCTACTTATCATAGCCTTAGCCTTTACGAAACTGCCCTTGAGAATTTTTTTAAAGCCTTGAGCATCCATGAAGAAATGCAGGATGTGAAGGAAATAGCCAGGGACTATAACTACATTGGCCGGCTGTACCAGTACACCAAAGATTACAGCGATGCCTTAAGCTATTTTAACAAATCCCTTCACATCTATACCAGTCTTAATGAAGAAAAGGGCCGTATGGCAGCCCTGCTGAACATAGGCGTAATTTACCAGAAAAGAAGTGTTTTTGATTCGGCCCTGCTCTATTACAAAACAGCTTTGCCCATTGCCGGACAGCTGGGCCAGAAGAGCGACGAAGCCAAGCTTACGGGTAATATAGGCAGCACATTGGTGCAGCAGGGCAGGCTGCAGGAGGGGCTTGAATGGCTGGAGCAGGCGCTGGCCATGAAGGAAAAAATAAAGGCCCACCGGAGTATTCTCCATACCCTGAACGATATTTCCGATGTAAAGCTTAAGCTTGATGATGCAGCCGGAGCCAGGCTTGCGGCCGAAAAGGTAGTGCGGCTGGCAAAGCAGTATGAAGAGGGCAACCAGCTTCGCTACGGCTACCTGAACCTGGCGAAGAGCTACAAAAAGTTAAAAGATTTTGAAAAAGCCTATGCCTTTCTGCAGCAATATGATGCCATAAAAGATAGCCTTTTTGGTATTGATAAAGCCCAGCAGATCAACCAGCTGCAGATACAATACGAAACAGAAAAGAAAGACAGGGCCATAGCCTCGCTGCAACAGGAACGGGAAATGGAAGCCCTGAAGCAAAAAAACTTTTTTGCAGTGGGTGCCATTTTGCTGGTTGCCGGGGCTTTGCTGTACAACAGCCAGCGCCTGAAAACAAAAAAGCACCGGCAGCTCCTGGCAAAGGAGAAAGAAGTAGACCGGCTGAAATCAAACTTCTTTGCCAACATCTCGCATGAGTTTCGCACGCCTCTTACCCTGATACTGGGACCAATTGAAAGCATGCAGGCTCAAACCAGTGAACCTTTTATGCGGCAGCAGCTTGGGTTTATGAAAGAGAGTGCCAGCCGCCTGCTTCGCCTCATTAACCAGATACTGGATCTTTCCAAAGCAGAATCGGGCTACCTGGTGCTGAAACCCGAATATGTAAACATACTGCCTGTGCTCAAAGGCGTTACAGGTTCCTTTTCCTCCCTGGCAGAAACGCGCAATATCCGCCTCCTGTTCAGCACCCAGCTGGCCGAGCAGGAGCTCTGCTGCGAGCAGGGCCATATTGAAACGGTGCTCATTAACCTGCTCTCCAATGCCTTTAAGTTTTCGGAAGCCGGAGGGCAGGTGTGTGTGCAGGCAGGTGTGGTTTTTCTCCCTGACCCGAAATATCCCGATGGTGCTCTGGAGATTGTGGTGTCTGACAAAGGTGCCGGCATGTCTGCCGAGCAGGTGGCGCATATTTTTGACCGCTTTTACCAGGCGGGACATGCCGCCTCTTCGTTTTTTGGTGGCACCGGCATAGGCCTTGCCCTCACCAATGAGTTGGTGCAGCTGCATGGTGGTGCCATACACGTAAACAGCAAGCCTGGTGCCGGCACCAAAGTAACAGTCATGTTGCCTTTAGGCAGCCGCCATTTCACGGAAGCCCAGCTGGCGGAGGCGCAATTAGTGGAGCCTTTGCCTGCCGCCACGGCCAGGCTAATGGAGAAAGCAGAGGAGCTTGTGCAGGAGTATGCAAAACCGGCTAACATTTCAGCGGG of the Flammeovirgaceae bacterium 311 genome contains:
- a CDS encoding ATP-binding protein (COG0642 Signal transduction histidine kinase) is translated as MPQNCLLNHFHNVVQTWKVALPRCSAGSILLMLCLLLSGATPLTLQQAIAQQHVGDSLQLRLRHVNGAQKIETLKALSLHYRADSVQRAIHYAKEALVHAQAIDYLKGEVESNYMLGAALLADGNRAAALLNLQQGLEGAEKLDNPALLAEGNYQLGLYYQQVNQLRFSLEYFNKGLALARQHKNKKQMAACYAQLGSTYHSLSLYETALENFFKALSIHEEMQDVKEIARDYNYIGRLYQYTKDYSDALSYFNKSLHIYTSLNEEKGRMAALLNIGVIYQKRSVFDSALLYYKTALPIAGQLGQKSDEAKLTGNIGSTLVQQGRLQEGLEWLEQALAMKEKIKAHRSILHTLNDISDVKLKLDDAAGARLAAEKVVRLAKQYEEGNQLRYGYLNLAKSYKKLKDFEKAYAFLQQYDAIKDSLFGIDKAQQINQLQIQYETEKKDRAIASLQQEREMEALKQKNFFAVGAILLVAGALLYNSQRLKTKKHRQLLAKEKEVDRLKSNFFANISHEFRTPLTLILGPIESMQAQTSEPFMRQQLGFMKESASRLLRLINQILDLSKAESGYLVLKPEYVNILPVLKGVTGSFSSLAETRNIRLLFSTQLAEQELCCEQGHIETVLINLLSNAFKFSEAGGQVCVQAGVVFLPDPKYPDGALEIVVSDKGAGMSAEQVAHIFDRFYQAGHAASSFFGGTGIGLALTNELVQLHGGAIHVNSKPGAGTKVTVMLPLGSRHFTEAQLAEAQLVEPLPAATARLMEKAEELVQEYAKPANISAGQQEEMPLLLLIEDNADVRAYIKSILGAEYQLLEAENGEEGLLLAVEQIPDIIISDVMMPKMNGYELCRLLKGDEKTSHIPIILLTAKASVNSRIEGLQTEADLYLSKPFVPEELKLCIQNLVSSRQRLRERYLQQQVLKPSEIALNSVDEQFLERLIQVMEVNYTDEAFTVDQLSREMGMSRSQLHRKLEALTSESSSQFIRTFRLQRAMVLLKQNHASISEIAYMVGFASPSYFNRCFLKQYGVTPSSVLGA